From Sporosarcina sp. FSL W7-1349, a single genomic window includes:
- a CDS encoding YtxH domain-containing protein translates to MGNGKFGKFIIFGALAGAVISLFDRSTREQVTRKSKKLLSDVSHYRKNPDELKQMVMEKKDKIQMVYNQLSGDANYLKTQVEELKTLTPQVKELVVDTKEAFVEAKDEYKSIVQDETGPTDQSVKK, encoded by the coding sequence ATGGGCAATGGAAAGTTTGGCAAATTTATTATTTTTGGTGCTCTTGCGGGCGCAGTCATCAGCTTATTTGACCGCAGCACACGGGAGCAAGTAACGAGAAAATCAAAAAAATTACTATCTGATGTCAGCCATTATAGGAAGAATCCGGATGAGTTGAAACAGATGGTCATGGAGAAGAAAGATAAGATCCAAATGGTTTATAATCAACTTTCAGGCGACGCCAATTATTTGAAAACACAAGTGGAAGAGTTGAAGACGCTTACTCCGCAAGTGAAGGAATTGGTTGTGGATACGAAAGAAGCGTTCGTCGAGGCGAAAGATGAATATAAATCCATTGTACAAGATGAAACTGGACCAACCGATCAGTCTGTAAAAAAGTGA